The Mesorhizobium sp. M3A.F.Ca.ET.080.04.2.1 genome contains the following window.
CGCGATGCGATCAACGAACGCCTGCTGCGCGTCGTCGACGAGGCCGCGCACCCCTGGGGCATCAAGATCACCCGCGTCGAGATCAAGGACATCAACCCGCCGGCCAATCTGGTGGATTCGATGAGCCGCCAGATGATAGCGGAGCGCGACAAGCGCGCCCAGATCCTCGCCGCCGAAGGCATGAAACAGTCGCAGATCCTCGAGGCCGAGGGCCGCAGGGAAGCCGCCTTCCGCGACGCCGAAGCGCGCGAGCGCTCGGCGGAAGCCGAGGCCAAGGCGACCCAGGTCGTGTCGGAAGCCATCGCCAAGGGCGACGTGCAGGCGATCAACTACTTCATCGCCCAGAAATACACCGAGGCGCTGGCCAGGATCGGCTCGTCCAGCAACAACAAGATCGTGCTGATGCCATTCGAAGCCTCGTCGCTGATCGGGTCGCTCGGCGGCATCGGCGAGATTGCCCGCGAAGTGTTCAAGGCCGATGGCCCTTCCGGCCCGCAACGGCAGGGCTCGCGCACGCCGGTCGTGCGCCCGTCGGACAGCTGAGTCACGCCATCTTGGTGGGAGAACGTCAATGATCGAGCGCATCGTCTCGGAACTCGGGCCGTGGAACTGGATGGTCCTCGGATTCGTGCTGCTGGTGCTGGAAATCGTGGCGCCT
Protein-coding sequences here:
- a CDS encoding SPFH domain-containing protein; this encodes MGFSGFDIAIIVLVFLVILLLFKGIRTVPQGYNYTVERFGRYTKTLTPGLNIINPIFERVGAKMNMMEQVLDVPTQEIITRDNAIVGVDGIAFFQILNAAQAAYQVSGLQNAILNLTMTNIRTVMGSMDLDELLSNRDAINERLLRVVDEAAHPWGIKITRVEIKDINPPANLVDSMSRQMIAERDKRAQILAAEGMKQSQILEAEGRREAAFRDAEARERSAEAEAKATQVVSEAIAKGDVQAINYFIAQKYTEALARIGSSSNNKIVLMPFEASSLIGSLGGIGEIAREVFKADGPSGPQRQGSRTPVVRPSDS